From one Lycium barbarum isolate Lr01 chromosome 6, ASM1917538v2, whole genome shotgun sequence genomic stretch:
- the LOC132644764 gene encoding uncharacterized protein LOC132644764: MASSPLRPKTTLKHARSSSFPSTSHPIVSQFDEHLSRVKSSSEATSSSLSSFTCRLGDLESLFDYTEDLLQLPHVQQTISREKLDELLEGYLKILDVCATIKDLLSNEKQNRQDLLSALRRRRNMDDISSYLTPRKKSKKMIRKLFKNLKSMMKENNFASKKPETSAIVGELQDVQLVTLGLFKALLSYFNGTGSQSSNWTLLSKIMPSKSEEVEANEFDNVDAALCSLFSHNKTSKYEELISQLREMEATIEVLEDGLECFFRRLIKTRVSLLNILNH, from the coding sequence ATGGCTTCCTCACCTTTGAGACCAAAAACAACCCTAAAGCATGCTCGTTCTAGCAGCTTTCCCTCTACATCTCACCCTATCGTGTCTCAATTCGATGAACACTTGTCTAGAGTAAAATCATCTTCTGAGGCTACCTCTTCATCCCTTTCATCATTCACCTGCAGACTAGGTGATCTTGAAAGCTTATTTGATTATACCGAAGATTTGCTTCAActaccacatgttcaacaaaccATTTCACGAGAGAAGTTGGATGAATTATTAGAGGGGTACCTCAAGATATTAGACGTTTGTGCCACCATCAAAGATCTCTTGTCGAATGAAAAACAAAATAGACAAGACCTTCTTTCAGCTCTTCGTAGAAGACGGAACATGGATGACATTTCTAGCTACCTAACCCCTAGAAAGAAGTCCAAGAAGATGATCCGAAAGCTTTTTAAAAATTTGAAGAGTATGATGAAGGAAAATAACTTCGCATCAAAAAAGCCTGAAACATCGGCTATTGTTGGAGAATTGCAGGACGTCCAGTTAGTCACTCTAGGCCTATTTAAGGCCTTGTTGTCCTATTTTAATGGCACTGGATCTCAATCAAGTAATTGGACATTATTATCCAAGATTATGCCCTCGAAAAGTGAGGAAGTAGAAGCCAATGAATTTGACAATGTTGATGCTGCTTTGTGCTCACTTTTCAGTCACAATAAGACTAGCAAATACGAAGAATTGATAAGTCAGTTGCGAGAAATGGAAGCAACCATTGAGGTTCTTGAAGATGGGCTCGAATGCTTTTTCAGGCGCTTAATCAAAACTAGAGTATCCCTCCTTAATATTTTGAATCACTAA
- the LOC132644765 gene encoding uncharacterized protein LOC132644765, producing the protein MAPSPLRSKTTLKHARSRSFPSRSHPIVSQFDEHLSRVKSSSEATSSCLSSFTCRLGDLENLFDYMEDLLQLQHIQQAMPLEKLDELLEGYLKVLDVCAAIKNLLSNEKQNRQDLLSALRRRRNMDDISRYLTSRKKSKKMMQKLLKDLKSIMKKNNFASKKPETSAIVGELQDIQLVTLGLFKALLSYVNGTGSQSSSSIDQLEANEFDNVDAALCSLFSHIKTS; encoded by the coding sequence atggctcccTCACCTTTGAGATCAAAAACCACACTAAAGCATGCTCGTTCTCGCAGCTTTCCCTCTAGATCTCACCCTATCGTGTCTCAATTCGATGAACACTTGTCTAGAGTAAAATCATCTTCAGAGGCTACGTCTTCTTGCCTTTCATCCTTCACCTGCAGACTAGGTGACCTTGAAAACTTATTTGATTACATGGAAGATTTGCTTCAATTACAACACATTCAACAGGCCATGCCATTAGAGAAGTTGGATGAATTATTAGAGGGGTACCTCAAGGTATTAGACGTTTGTGCCGCCATCAAAAATCTCTTGTCGAATGAAAAGCAAAATAGACAAGACCTTCTTTCAGCTCTTCGTAGAAGACGGAATATGGATGACATTTCTAGGTACCTAACCTCTAGAAAGAAGTCCAAGAAGATGATGCAAAAGCTTCTTAAAGATTTGAAAAGTATAATGAAGAAAAATAACTTCGCATCAAAAAAGCCTGAAACATCGGCTATTGTTGGAGAATTGCAGGATATCCAGTTAGTCACTCTAGGACTATTTAAGGCCTTGTTGTCATATGTCAATGGAACTGGATCTCAATCAAGTAGTTCCATTGACCAACTAGAAGCCAATGAGTTTGATAATGTTGACGCTGCTTTGTGCTCGCTTTTCAGTCACATTAAGACTAGCTAA
- the LOC132599378 gene encoding protein ALTERED PHOSPHATE STARVATION RESPONSE 1-like, with product MGCATSKHEDLPAVLLCRERCSFLDEAIHHRYAFAEAHIAYLHSLKSVGGSLHRFFQHELEPESLPSSVSPLSPILNRKPDLSQPSGKKPAAVIHQRHDSHSSSGSHLHFHSESGSDDDSGSESLHHHTETRTPTHGNNNNPYGNQFTYADHETLPFEVGGPGGYGAPYQVGSGSGGGGGFGPPYQAGGFGAPYQVESGVGGGFGAPYQVESGGGGGYGAPYPVGSGGGAGFGAPYQAGSSGYMRMNYMRKQATPSVTYQQRPISPATVRMGEASSSSYYPSPYPNNSNNNPNPNYPVYPNYGGGPYGVSSPPAPPSGAGPSTSKPPPPPPSPPRNSPWDFLNPFETLESTNYVTPYTPSRDLREVREAEGIPDLEEEDFEHEVVKEVHGHQKFVEGENEGHLVEEEREKESDSEAIYRGRPSVASMENEQDVEYEVHVVDKKVVDEEGKSNVGGGFKARAFEDDSDVVKEIQVQFERASEYGNELAKVLEVGKVPHNRKHATYQVSSKMLHAITPSLSVVSSQPSTSKSAEIQIADPVASDVEGDVTSRYKNLSSTLNKLYLWEKKLYQEVKSEEKIRVLHERKSEKLTRLDQKGAEAHKIDMTRQLVRSLSTKIRIAIQVVDKISEKINKMRDEELWPQLNVLIKGLSKMWKGMLECHHNQCQAIGEAKRLDAIASHKHLSDAHLEATLHLEQELLNWTLRFSCWVNAQKGYVKALNTWLMKCLFYVPEETADGRVPFSPGRIGAPPIFVICNQWSQTIEGVSEKEVIDRMRDFASNVLQLWERDKHEMRQRMMLRKDMERKVKSLEREDQKIQKGIHALGKRIVLVSGDESGLSLNRHVVYQSDTSKNSSLQAGLRHIFEAMERFTAKSLKVYEELLQRIEEDDLA from the exons ATGGGGTGTGCAACCTCTAAACATGAAGACTTACCGGCGGTGTTACTCTGCCGTGAACGTTGCTCCTTTTTAGACGAAGCTATTCACCACCGTTACGCTTTTGCTGAAGCCCACATAGCTTATCTTCACTCTTTAAAATCCGTTGGCGGTTCACTTCACCGCTTTTTCCAACATGAACTTGAACCCGAATCTTTACCTTCATCCGTTTCTCCTCTTTCTCCGATTCTCAATCGGAAACCTGACCTTTCACAACCTTCCGGTAAAAAACCGGCTGCCGTAATTCACCAACGTCACGATTCTCACTCCAGTTCCGGTTCACACCTTCACTTCCACTCTGAATCCGGTTCAGATGATGATTCCGGCTCAGAATCTTTACATCATCATACTGAAACCCGAACCCCTACtcatggtaataataataatccgTATGGTAACCAGTTCACATATGCTGATCATGAAACCCTACCTTTCGAAGTTGGTGGGCCTGGTGGATACGGAGCACCATATCAAGTTGGGTCGGgcagtggtggtggtggtgggttcGGACCACCATATCAAGCTGGTGGTTTCGGGGCACCATATCAAGTCGAGTCGGGTGTTGGTGGTGGATTCGGGGCACCATATCAAGTCGAGTCGGGTGGTGGTGGGGGGTACGGAGCACCTTATCCAGTCGGGTCGGGTGGTGGTGCTGGGTTCGGAGCACCATATCAAGCTGGTTCCAGTGGGTATATGCGTATGAATTACATGAGGAAACAAGCGACGCCGTCGGTGACTTATCAACAACGACCAATAAGTCCAGCGACTGTTCGTATGGGTGaagcttcttcttcttcatatTACCCTTCTCCTTATCCCAATAATTCCAACAACAACCCTAACCCTAATTATCCGGTTTATCCCAATTACGGTGGTGGGCCATACGGTGTTTCATCTCCGCCAGCGCCGCCGTCTGGAGCCGGGCCGTCGACGTCGAAACCGCCACCGCCACCGCCATCTCCACCGAGGAATTCACCTTGGGATTTTCTGAATCCATTCGAGACTCTTGAGAGTACTAATTACGTTACACCGTATACGCCAAGTCGAGATTTGAGGGAAGTGAGGGAAGCAGAAGGTATTCCTGATTTAGAAGAGGAGGATTTTGAGCATGAGGTTGTTAAGGAAGTTCACGGGCATCAGAAGTTTGTCGAAGGCGAAAATGAAGGCCACTTGGTAGAGGAGGAGAGAGAGAAGGAAAGTGATTCGGAGGCGATATATCGTGGGAGGCCAAGTGTTGCGTCGATGGAGAATGAGCAGGACGTGGAGTATGAGGTGCACGTTGTGGATAAGAAAGTGGTAGATGAGGAAGGGAAGTCAAATGTTGGTGGTGGGTTCAAAGCTCGTGCATTTGAGGACGATTCTGATGTTGTGAAGGAGATTCAGGTTCAATTTGAGCGAGCTTCTGAATATGGAAATGAGCTTGCTAAGGTGCTCGAGGTTGGAAAGGTTCCTCACAATCGTAAGCATGCCACATATCAAG TTTCTTCCAAGATGTTGCATGCGATTACCCCTTCATTATCCGTGGTGTCGTCACAACCTTCTACGTCAAAGAGTGCTGAGATTCAGATAGCGGATCCTGTTGCTTCAGATGTGGAAGGAGATGTTACTTCAAGGTACAAGAACCTTTCTTCGACGTTAAACAAGCTGTACCTCTGGGAGAAGAAACTGTATCAGGAGGTTAAG TCTGAGGAGAAGATAAGGGTGCTTCATGAAAGGAAATCTGAAAAGCTGACGCGATTAGATCAAAAGGGTGCTGAGGCTCACAAGATTGACATGACAAGGCAATTGGTTAGAAGTCTCTCTACAAAAATTAGAATTGCGATTCAGGTTGTTGATAAGATCTCTGAGAAGATAAACAAGATGAGGGATGAAGAGTTATGGCCGCAACTGAATGTACTTATTAAGGG GTTAAGTAAAATGTGGAAAGGCATGCTTGAGTGTCATCATAACCAATGCCAGGCTATTGGAGAAGCCAAAAGATTAGATGCCATTGCATCTCATAAACACTTGAGTGATGCTCATCTTGAAGCGACTCTGCACCTTGAACAGGAGCTTTTGAACTGGACTTTGAGATTCTCTTGCTGGGTGAATGCACAGAAGGGCTATGTGAAAGCATTAAACACTTGGCTCATGAAATGTCTTTTCTATGTGCCTGAAGAAACAGCCGATGGAAGAGTTCCCTTTTCTCCGGGCAGGATTGGTGCTCCCCCAATTTTTGTCATTTGTAATCAGTGGTCACAAACCATTGAAGGAGTTTCTGAGAAAGAGGTTATTGACCGCATGCGAGATTTTGCATCGAATGTCCTTCAGCTCTGGGAGCGAGATAAACATGAAATGCGGCAAAGGATGATGCTACGCAAGGATATGGAGAGAAAAGTGAAGAGCCTGGAGAGGGAGGACCAGAAGATTCAAAAGGGGATTCATGCACTGGGAAAAAGAATAGTACTTGTTTCTGGGGATGAAAGTGGTCTCTCATTAAATAGGCATGTCGTTTACCAGAGTGACACAAGCAAAAATAGTAGTCTGCAGGCTGGTCTGAGACATATTTTTGAGGCCATGGAAAGGTTTACTGCCAAATCCTTGAAAGTGTACGAGGAGCTTTTGCAACGCATTGAAGAAGATGATCTTGCTTGA